Proteins from a single region of Punica granatum isolate Tunisia-2019 chromosome 8, ASM765513v2, whole genome shotgun sequence:
- the LOC116188025 gene encoding GRAS family protein RAM1-like has protein sequence MVPNPKSDHELCITDVAPGLDLSLLLETMPPDSTFSFPLDEVRCHKRIRRTYSAGESLSLARKDGSLCWIGISRSSSTSSLNKLNFRDHISNYSKRYQVAEAVEDVIESEDDLNREDSSAEAIRLVHLLVSCAEAVACRDKAHASTLLSELRVRALVFGSSFQRVASCFVQGLANRLSFLQPLGTVGFSAHYTAKFMEVSSEKKEDALGLVYEICPHIQFSHFVANSSILEAFEGESFVHVLDLGMTLGLPHGHQWRHLIRSLAVHSGPPLLRLRITAVGLYASKFYVIGQELEIYAKSMGINLEFSVVESSLEDLQPRDITVYEGEVLVVNSILQLHCVVKESRGALNSVLQMIRELSPKVLVLVEQDSSHNGPFFLGRFMEALHYYSAIFDSLDAMLPKYDTRRAKVEQFYFAEEIKNIVSCEGPARVERHERVDQWRRRMSRAGFQAAPIKMIAQAKQWLKKKNIIEGYTVVEDKGCLLLGWNSKPIIAASCWKC, from the coding sequence ATGGTCCCTAATCCCAAGTCTGATCATGAGTTATGCATCACCGATGTTGCGCCAGGACTCGATCTGAGCCTTCTGCTCGAGACTATGCCCCCTGATTCGACATTTTCCTTCCCTTTGGATGAAGTTAGGTGCCACAAGAGGATTAGGAGGACTTATAGTGCTGGCGAATCACTTTCACTTGCCAGGAAGGATGGAAGCTTATGTTGGATTGGAATTAGCCGAAGCAGCAGCACTAGCAGCCTCAATAAGCTCAACTTCAGAGACCACATTTCGAACTACAGCAAAAGATACCAGGTAGCTGAGGCTGTGGAGGATGTCATCGAGTCTGAGGATGACCTGAACAGGGAAGATTCTTCGGCTGAAGCGATAAGACTCGTTCACCTCCTAGTTTCTTGTGCAGAGGCCGTGGCTTGTAGGGACAAAGCCCATGCCTCGACTTTACTGTCAGAGCTCCGGGTGAGAGCTTTGGTGTTTGGCTCCTCATTTCAGCGGGTAGCTTCTTGCTTCGTTCAGGGCCTGGCCAACCGCCTATCCTTTCTTCAGCCCCTTGGGACGGTGGGTTTCTCTGCACATTACACAGCCAAATTCATGGAGGTCTCATCGGAGAAGAAGGAGGATGCCCTAGGATTGGTCTACGAGATCTGCCCGCACATTCAGTTCAGCCACTTTGTAGCCAATTCTTCAATATTGGAAGCCTTTGAGGGAGAGAGTTTTGTCCATGTGTTGGACCTGGGGATGACCCTTGGCCTCCCACATGGTCACCAATGGCGTCATCTGATCAGGAGCCTGGCAGTCCATTCTGGGCCGCCTCTACTGCGGCTTCGGATCACTGCCGTCGGTCTATATGCGAGTAAGTTCTATGTGATCGGACAGGAACTTGAGATTTATGCCAAAAGTATGGGGATAAATCTGGAGTTCTCGGTGGTGGAGAGCAGCCTTGAGGACCTTCAGCCCCGAGATATCACGGTCTATGAAGGTGAAGTCCTCGTTGTAAACAGCATTCTTCAGCTGCACTGCGTGGTGAAAGAGAGCAGGGGAGCCCTGAACTCGGTGTTGCAGATGATTCGCGAGCTTTCTCCAAAGGTCCTTGTCCTAGTCGAGCAGGACTCCAGCCACAACGGGCCCTTCTTCCTTGGTAGGTTCATGGAAGCTCTGCACTATTACTCCGCAATCTTTGATTCCTTGGATGCGATGCTCCCAAAGTACGACACAAGGAGGGCTAAGGTGGAGCAGTTCTACTTCGCAGAGGAGATAAAGAACATAGTGAGCTGCGAGGGGCCTGCAAGGGTGGAACGGCACGAGAGGGTCGACCAGTGGCGGAGGAGGATGAGCCGAGCCGGTTTCCAAGCGGCTCCAATCAAGATGATCGCTCAGGCCAAGCAGTGGCTCAAGAAGAAGAACATCATCGAAGGTTACACCGTGGTGGAAGACAAAGGGTGTCTCCTTCTCGGTTGGAACTCAAAGCCAATCATTGCGGCTTCTTGCTGGAAATGCTGA
- the LOC116188026 gene encoding stemmadenine O-acetyltransferase-like, producing the protein MDVLKIEIVSKERIKPSSSTPTSLRNFQLSLLDQLSPPEYVPMIFYYAPPDGTGCRLQARSRIDCLKHSLSLTLAKFYPLAGRVRENRFIECDDDGVDFFEAESSLPLSEVLRQPSAEVMDQLLPSEYHSTTSSHDREVQLATQANVFTCGGIAIGICVLHKIVDGITFTSLMNSWAANSRGSGDPSSSPLFVGPSLFPQRDLSGLLPTLDIPRDKCVTKRFVFGESKIALLRDKLKEGRCIENPSRVEAVSALIWRCAINVNWIRKGSLIQSVLTQTVNLRARMDPPLPENCVGNILWLAIAPAPEIEPRAQEVELHELVNQIRRSINKFDAEHIRKMQGNSGFSVIIESLKQVVELVSRNVDIYRFTSLGRLRLYEADFGWGKPVWVSSAGLAFKNVVVLIETRDSKGIEAWVTLEEGDMAIFERDREILSFASTNSSASCLLLNPQL; encoded by the coding sequence ATGGATGTACTGAAGATCGAGATCGTATCCAAAGAGAGAATCAAGCCATCTTCCTCGACTCCTACGAGCCTAAGGAACTTCCAACTCTCGCTCCTGGACCAGCTCTCTCCTCCCGAGTATGTGCCTATGATATTCTACTATGCTCCTCCTGATGGAACCGGCTGCAGGCTCCAAGCTCGCTCAAGAATAGACTGCCTAAAGCATTCCTTGTCTCTAACCTTGGCCAAGTTCTACCCACTTGCTGGGAGAGTCCGCGAGAACCGGTTCATTGAGTGTGACGACGATGGGGTCGATTTTTTCGAGGCTGAATCGAGCCTCCCACTCTCGGAAGTCCTCCGCCAACCTTCTGCAGAAGTAATGGATCAGTTGCTTCCTAGTGAGTACCATTCCACCACTAGTTCTCACGATAGGGAAGTTCAGTTGGCCACTCAAGCCAATGTATTCACCTGCGGGGGAATAGCCATCGGTATATGTGTACTCCATAAGATCGTGGATGGGATTACGTTTACTTCACTCATGAACTCGTGGGCGGCTAACTCTCGAGGTTCAGGCGATCCTTCTTCATCACCCTTATTCGTGGGGCCCTCTCTTTTCCCCCAGAGGGACTTATCGGGCCTATTGCCCACCCTGGACATCCCGAGGGACAAGTGTGTCACAAAGAGGTTTGTGTTTGGCGAATCGAAGATTGCCCTTTTAAGGGACAAACTCAAGGAAGGTAGGTGCATTGAGAATCCCAGTCGAGTCGAGGCAGTCTCGGCGCTCATATGGAGATGTGCAATTAATGTTAATTGGATTAGAAAAGGTTCTTTGATTCAATCTGTTTTGACTCAAACTGTGAACTTAAGGGCAAGGATGGACCCGCCCTTGCCGGAGAATTGTGTTGGGAATATTCTTTGGCTTGCAATAGCACCGGCGCCAGAGATCGAACCAAGAGCTCAAGAGGTCGAGCTGCATGAGCTGGTAAATCAGATCAGACGATCAATTAACAAATTTGATGCAGAACATATCAGGAAAATGCAGGGGAATAGTGGGTTCTCGGTCATAATTGAGTCCCTCAAACAGGTTGTTGAACTGGTCTCACGGAACGTGGACATATACCGGTTTACGAGTCTCGGGAGATTACGACTGTACGAGGCTGATTTCGGGTGGGGGAAGCCTGTTTGGGTCAGCAGTGCTGGTCTTGCCTTCAAGAATGTGGTCGTTCTGATCGAGACGAGGGACAGTAAGGGGATCGAAGCATGGGTCACTCTCGAGGAAGGGGACATGGCCATTTTCGAGAGGGACCGAGAGATTCTCTCGTTTGCTTCCACAAACTCCAGTGCTTCCTGCCTTCTGCTGAATCCTCAACTTTGA
- the LOC116187350 gene encoding uncharacterized protein LOC116187350: MVSRVEEAMKKREKLHHHQQQQQNKLQMVTQCNKGKTPKFKRSSSNLEDDGASSAILFLACIACTTTSPPAL; the protein is encoded by the coding sequence atggTGTCGAGAGTGGAAGAGGCcatgaagaagagagagaagcttcatcatcatcagcagcagcagcagaataAGCTGCAGATGGTCACGCAGTGCAACAAGGGGAAGACCCCAAAGTTCAAGAGAAGCTCTTCGAACCTCGAAGACGACGGAGCCTCGTCGGCCATCCTCTTCCTTGCTTGCATCGCGTGTACTACCACTTCTCCTCCGGCCTTATAA
- the LOC116189301 gene encoding uncharacterized protein LOC116189301 isoform X2 → MATSAFRSTTKRTPIGASPSASAEDSTSSNRSSAHRRSRSLSRFSHRLPEPEVPSSDDAPAPRGRFVNTVRGSGFPEISLDDLAIEFFCSGDRGRSGARNADVSPRNGESVSQRRGRSVSRQSLRTAGGGADRRSSVCNASAGGRTISENHSRRRRSLSVVRCPINDSESDLDHSHHSFGRANLNSFSNGSNQKVPSGKLAATPQRPGLRRSLSQKDFKPYDGDSSQSSALTDDEVRDTNSAKDGIERTIRAVYAQRKAEHPIGDDMNGELREVMRKELRHAVEEIKMGIEQVMSKGSYDPENGDGLLSKNSDVLQAVSTIRRNYSNKLGQSEKRKQDLLAEIVMEEQRGRELSEIVKELLPEPNASLTVKPSRTRRRSNDKSRMSKRLSQEAEKYIEDFISNVEDTDISSLDGERSDTSSTIGGIVKIDTFQSPAPTKPLPVEMDGVVLPWLQWETSNDVSPESSCKKKMESPVTPVSSMWSAAREANNGRDQSGYTVSSHGSWNPETLRAPMAFREPKLLPGRSPSVDIDEYLKATADDDLLFERWSQKQRISSGGLLLCNNINAFF, encoded by the exons ATGGCGACTTCGGCGTTCAGGTCCACGACGAAGAGGACCCCCATCGGGGCTTCACCCAGTGCCTCCGCCGAGGACTCCACTTCCTCGAACCGGAGCTCTGCTCACCGCCGGTCCCGGAGCCTGAGCCGATTCTCCCATCGGCTGCCCGAACCGGAAGTCCCTTCCTCCGACGACGCGCCGGCTCCCAGGGGAAGGTTCGTGAACACCGTGCGGGGGTCTGGGTTTCCTGAGATCAGCCTCGACGACCTTGCTATTGAGTTCTTCTGCTCCGGAGATCGAGGTCGGTCAGGCGCGAGGAATGCTGACGTCAGCCCTAGGAATGGGGAGAGTGTTTCCCAGAGGCGTGGGAGGTCCGTTTCCAGGCAGAGCTTGAGAACTGCTGGCGGCGGTGCGGATCGGAGGAGCAGCGTTTGTAATGCTTCTGCCGGGGGAAGGACAATTTCAGAGAATCACTCGCGCAGGCGGCGGTCACTCTCTGTGGTTCGGTGCCCGATCAACGACTCTGAG AGTGATCTAGATCATTCTCACCATTCATTTGGTCGAGCTAATCTGAATAGTTTCAGTAATGGGAGCAACCAAAAGGTCCCATCTGGGAAACTGGCAGCAACACCTCAGAGACCAGGGCTGCGAAGGTCTTTGAGCCAAAAAGATTTCAAACCCTATGATGGCGACTCC AGCCAGTCGTCAGCCCTTACTGATGATGAAGTTAGGGATACCAATTCCGCTAAAGATGGAATTGAGCGGACAATACGTGCAGTTTATGCCCAAAGAAAG GCAGAGCACCCAATAGGGGATGATATGAATGGTGAATTGCGTGAAGTGATGCGTAAAGAACTTAGACATGCTGTGGAGGAGATCAAGATGGGAATTGAACAG GTGATGTCAAAGGGTTCCTATGATCCAGAGAATGGTGATGGTCTTCTGTCAAAAAATTCTGATGTTCTTCAGGCTGTTTCTACTATCAGGAGAAATTACTCGAATAAATTGGGACAG TCTGAGAAGCGTAAGCAAGATTTATTGGCCGAAATTGTGATGGAAGAGCAAAGGGGCAGGGAGCTCTCAGAGATCGTGAAAGAATTACTTCCCGAACCAAATGCCAGTCTTACAGTCAAACCATCACGCACCAGAAGG AGGAGTAATGACAAGAGCAGGATGTCTAAACGACTCTCGCAGGAGGCTGAGAAGTACATCGAGGACTTCATTTCTAATGTTGAGGATACTGACATATCATCACTTGATGGAGAAAGGAGTGATACGAGCTCAACCATAGGGGGAATAGTAAAGATTGACACTTTTCAAAGTCCTGCACCAACCAAGCCCCTCCCTGTTGAGATGGACGGGGTTGTGCTGCCGTGGCTGCAATGGGAAACCAGTAACGATGTTTCTCCAGAATCGTCTTgcaagaagaagatggagtCTCCGGTGACTCCAGTTTCCAGCATGTGGAGTGCAGCACGG GAAGCCAATAATGGGCGGGACCAAAGTGGTTATACTGTGAGCAGCCACGGGAGTTGGAACCCCGAAACTCTCCGTGCCCCAATGGCTTTTAGAGAACCAAAACTTCTCCCGGGACGATCTCCCTCGGTTGACATAGATGAATATTTGAAGGCTACAGCGGATGATGATTTGCTGTTTGAAAGGTGGAGCCAGAAGCAGAGAATTTCTTCAGGCGGGTTACTCCTTTGTAACAATATTAACGCGTTCTTTTAG
- the LOC116189301 gene encoding uncharacterized protein LOC116189301 isoform X1 yields the protein MATSAFRSTTKRTPIGASPSASAEDSTSSNRSSAHRRSRSLSRFSHRLPEPEVPSSDDAPAPRGRFVNTVRGSGFPEISLDDLAIEFFCSGDRGRSGARNADVSPRNGESVSQRRGRSVSRQSLRTAGGGADRRSSVCNASAGGRTISENHSRRRRSLSVVRCPINDSESDLDHSHHSFGRANLNSFSNGSNQKVPSGKLAATPQRPGLRRSLSQKDFKPYDGDSLNLSQSQSSALTDDEVRDTNSAKDGIERTIRAVYAQRKAEHPIGDDMNGELREVMRKELRHAVEEIKMGIEQVMSKGSYDPENGDGLLSKNSDVLQAVSTIRRNYSNKLGQSEKRKQDLLAEIVMEEQRGRELSEIVKELLPEPNASLTVKPSRTRRRSNDKSRMSKRLSQEAEKYIEDFISNVEDTDISSLDGERSDTSSTIGGIVKIDTFQSPAPTKPLPVEMDGVVLPWLQWETSNDVSPESSCKKKMESPVTPVSSMWSAAREANNGRDQSGYTVSSHGSWNPETLRAPMAFREPKLLPGRSPSVDIDEYLKATADDDLLFERWSQKQRISSGGLLLCNNINAFF from the exons ATGGCGACTTCGGCGTTCAGGTCCACGACGAAGAGGACCCCCATCGGGGCTTCACCCAGTGCCTCCGCCGAGGACTCCACTTCCTCGAACCGGAGCTCTGCTCACCGCCGGTCCCGGAGCCTGAGCCGATTCTCCCATCGGCTGCCCGAACCGGAAGTCCCTTCCTCCGACGACGCGCCGGCTCCCAGGGGAAGGTTCGTGAACACCGTGCGGGGGTCTGGGTTTCCTGAGATCAGCCTCGACGACCTTGCTATTGAGTTCTTCTGCTCCGGAGATCGAGGTCGGTCAGGCGCGAGGAATGCTGACGTCAGCCCTAGGAATGGGGAGAGTGTTTCCCAGAGGCGTGGGAGGTCCGTTTCCAGGCAGAGCTTGAGAACTGCTGGCGGCGGTGCGGATCGGAGGAGCAGCGTTTGTAATGCTTCTGCCGGGGGAAGGACAATTTCAGAGAATCACTCGCGCAGGCGGCGGTCACTCTCTGTGGTTCGGTGCCCGATCAACGACTCTGAG AGTGATCTAGATCATTCTCACCATTCATTTGGTCGAGCTAATCTGAATAGTTTCAGTAATGGGAGCAACCAAAAGGTCCCATCTGGGAAACTGGCAGCAACACCTCAGAGACCAGGGCTGCGAAGGTCTTTGAGCCAAAAAGATTTCAAACCCTATGATGGCGACTCC TTGAATCTTTCTCAGAGCCAGTCGTCAGCCCTTACTGATGATGAAGTTAGGGATACCAATTCCGCTAAAGATGGAATTGAGCGGACAATACGTGCAGTTTATGCCCAAAGAAAG GCAGAGCACCCAATAGGGGATGATATGAATGGTGAATTGCGTGAAGTGATGCGTAAAGAACTTAGACATGCTGTGGAGGAGATCAAGATGGGAATTGAACAG GTGATGTCAAAGGGTTCCTATGATCCAGAGAATGGTGATGGTCTTCTGTCAAAAAATTCTGATGTTCTTCAGGCTGTTTCTACTATCAGGAGAAATTACTCGAATAAATTGGGACAG TCTGAGAAGCGTAAGCAAGATTTATTGGCCGAAATTGTGATGGAAGAGCAAAGGGGCAGGGAGCTCTCAGAGATCGTGAAAGAATTACTTCCCGAACCAAATGCCAGTCTTACAGTCAAACCATCACGCACCAGAAGG AGGAGTAATGACAAGAGCAGGATGTCTAAACGACTCTCGCAGGAGGCTGAGAAGTACATCGAGGACTTCATTTCTAATGTTGAGGATACTGACATATCATCACTTGATGGAGAAAGGAGTGATACGAGCTCAACCATAGGGGGAATAGTAAAGATTGACACTTTTCAAAGTCCTGCACCAACCAAGCCCCTCCCTGTTGAGATGGACGGGGTTGTGCTGCCGTGGCTGCAATGGGAAACCAGTAACGATGTTTCTCCAGAATCGTCTTgcaagaagaagatggagtCTCCGGTGACTCCAGTTTCCAGCATGTGGAGTGCAGCACGG GAAGCCAATAATGGGCGGGACCAAAGTGGTTATACTGTGAGCAGCCACGGGAGTTGGAACCCCGAAACTCTCCGTGCCCCAATGGCTTTTAGAGAACCAAAACTTCTCCCGGGACGATCTCCCTCGGTTGACATAGATGAATATTTGAAGGCTACAGCGGATGATGATTTGCTGTTTGAAAGGTGGAGCCAGAAGCAGAGAATTTCTTCAGGCGGGTTACTCCTTTGTAACAATATTAACGCGTTCTTTTAG